From the genome of Buchnera aphidicola (Drepanosiphum platanoidis):
ATTTATAAGATTAGAAGTAGGACAAAAAATTTTAATTTAATTTTTTTAAAATCAGTTTAAATAAATAATTTATGTTTATTTATAAGATTTTATTATTAATAATTTATTATAATTTTTTATTATTATTTTTTTAATTTTTTTTTATTTATTTTATTAATAGTTATTTTTTTATGAAAAAAATAAAAATATTTTAAAAATTTTATTAATATGTATATTATTTTATAATTTTTAAAATTATTTGAATGAAAGAATTACATAAAAAATAAAATTTTTTTATGGAATTACTTCTATATAAATTATTATTGATTGTATAATATATATTATAATATATATATTATAATATATATTAAAAATTAGTGATTATTTTATTAATTTATTAATTTTTAAAATTTTATAATTTTATAAAAAAATTATAATTATAATATTAAACATATTAATTTTAATAAAATTTATTTAATAAAATTTAAAATATTAAAATTAAAGTATATTAAAATTTTAATTTTAATATTGTTTTTAATTAATTAATTTTATGATTATTATAATAAATAATTAATATATAATAAAATGAATAAAAATATTTTAAACATCATTAAAATTAAATATTAAAATTAAAGGATTTTATAGTGATTAAAGATATTTTAAAAAAATATAAACATAAAATGAAATATTGTGTAAATTTATTTTTAAAATCTATTTTAAAAATTAGAACTGGTAGAATATCTCCTAATATTTTAAACGAAATTTATATTGATTATTATGGAGTAAAAACTTTAATTTCAAAAATATCAAATATTTTAGTAAAAGATTCTAACACTTTAAAAATTAATGCTTTTGATAATAGTTTAAATAAATTGATAGAAAAGTCAATTATTAAATCTAATTTAGGTTTAAATCCAATTATTATT
Proteins encoded in this window:
- the frr gene encoding ribosome recycling factor — protein: MIKDILKKYKHKMKYCVNLFLKSILKIRTGRISPNILNEIYIDYYGVKTLISKISNILVKDSNTLKINAFDNSLNKLIEKSIIKSNLGLNPIIINNSIIVPIPSLTQERRQELLKLTKQESEKYKILIRNLRRDVNNLIKKKLKNKIISENEEKLFQKKNQNFTDFYIDEINNNFLKKEKEIMSL